One genomic segment of Falco peregrinus isolate bFalPer1 chromosome 7, bFalPer1.pri, whole genome shotgun sequence includes these proteins:
- the LOC101924764 gene encoding serine/arginine-rich splicing factor 7-like isoform X2, protein MSRYGRYETKVYVGNLGTGAGKGELERAFSYYGPLRTVWIARNPPGFAFVEFEDPRDAEDAVLGLDGKIICGSRVRVEVSTGMPRRSRYDRPPARRPFDPNDRCYECGEKGHYAYDCHRYSRRRRSRSRSRSRSRSRGRRYSRSRSRSRGRRSRSASYRRSRSMSPRRYRSFSPRRSRSGSLRRSRSRSRSRSRSRSIVWPRSSRSKSRSPSPKRSHSPSGSP, encoded by the exons ATGTCGCGCTACGGGCGATACG AGACCAAGGTGTACGTAGGCAACCTGGGCACGGGGGCGGGCAAGGGCGAGCTGGAGAGAGCCTTCAGCTACTACGGGCCCCTGAGAACCGTGTGGATCGCGAGGAACCCGCCGGGCTTCGCCTTCGTGGAGTTCGAAGACCCGAGGGACGCTGAGGATGCGGTGCTCGGCCTCGACGGGAA GATAATATGCGGCTCGAGGGTGAGGGTGGAAGTGTCGACGGGGATGCCGCGTCGCTCCCGCTACGACAGGCCTCCTGCGCGGCGCCCCTTTGACCCCAACGACAGGTGCTACGAGTGTGGTGAGAAAGGCCACTATGCCTATGATTGTCACCGCTATAGTCGCCGAAGGAGGAGCAG GTCCAGGTCTAGATCTCGTTCAAGGTCCCGAGGAAGAAGATATTCTCGGTCGCGCAGTCGGAGTCGTGGAAGGAG ATCGAGGTCAGCTTCCTATCGCAGGTCCAGGTCAATGTCTCCTCGCAGGTATAGATCATTTTCGCCCCGCAGATCTCGTTCTGGTTCTTTAAGGAGATCAAG ATCTAGGTCCAGGTCACGCTCAAGGTCCCGGTCCATTGTATGGCCTCGAAGCAG TCGCTCAAAGTCCAGATCACCATCTCCAAAGAGAAG TCATTCACCATCAGGAAGCCCTTGA
- the LOC101924764 gene encoding serine/arginine-rich splicing factor 7-like isoform X1: MSRYGRYETKVYVGNLGTGAGKGELERAFSYYGPLRTVWIARNPPGFAFVEFEDPRDAEDAVLGLDGKIICGSRVRVEVSTGMPRRSRYDRPPARRPFDPNDRCYECGEKGHYAYDCHRYSRRRRSRSRSRSRSRSRGRRYSRSRSRSRGRRSRSASYRRSRSMSPRRYRSFSPRRSRSGSLRRSRSRSRSRSRSRSIVWPRSRSGSHGRSKSGLPAKSRSKSRSPSPKRSHSPSGSP, from the exons ATGTCGCGCTACGGGCGATACG AGACCAAGGTGTACGTAGGCAACCTGGGCACGGGGGCGGGCAAGGGCGAGCTGGAGAGAGCCTTCAGCTACTACGGGCCCCTGAGAACCGTGTGGATCGCGAGGAACCCGCCGGGCTTCGCCTTCGTGGAGTTCGAAGACCCGAGGGACGCTGAGGATGCGGTGCTCGGCCTCGACGGGAA GATAATATGCGGCTCGAGGGTGAGGGTGGAAGTGTCGACGGGGATGCCGCGTCGCTCCCGCTACGACAGGCCTCCTGCGCGGCGCCCCTTTGACCCCAACGACAGGTGCTACGAGTGTGGTGAGAAAGGCCACTATGCCTATGATTGTCACCGCTATAGTCGCCGAAGGAGGAGCAG GTCCAGGTCTAGATCTCGTTCAAGGTCCCGAGGAAGAAGATATTCTCGGTCGCGCAGTCGGAGTCGTGGAAGGAG ATCGAGGTCAGCTTCCTATCGCAGGTCCAGGTCAATGTCTCCTCGCAGGTATAGATCATTTTCGCCCCGCAGATCTCGTTCTGGTTCTTTAAGGAGATCAAG ATCTAGGTCCAGGTCACGCTCAAGGTCCCGGTCCATTGTATGGCCTCGAAGCAG GTCTGGGTCCCATGGTAGATCTAAATCTGGCTTACCTGCTAAAAG TCGCTCAAAGTCCAGATCACCATCTCCAAAGAGAAG TCATTCACCATCAGGAAGCCCTTGA